From Solidesulfovibrio carbinoliphilus subsp. oakridgensis, the proteins below share one genomic window:
- a CDS encoding redoxin domain-containing protein, producing the protein MHDHEHVHEHEYEEDCCVEEVSEATVGQEVADFSLKVYDPVEGAFGEMDTEEIKKDGKWTILVFYPADFTFVCPTELADLATKHEELVKLGFEVFSVSTDTEFAHLAWRNSERLLENVKFKMASDPTGQISRYFGVYDAESGLALRGTFIINPDGLLVSKEINFYNVGRNADELLRKCQANVYLRENPAEACPAKWTPGGQTLTPSEKLVGKVYENYNEMP; encoded by the coding sequence ATGCACGATCACGAACACGTTCACGAACACGAATATGAAGAAGACTGCTGCGTCGAGGAAGTGTCCGAAGCCACTGTCGGCCAGGAAGTGGCGGACTTCAGCCTCAAGGTCTACGATCCCGTCGAAGGCGCTTTCGGCGAGATGGACACCGAGGAGATCAAGAAAGACGGCAAATGGACCATTCTGGTCTTCTACCCGGCGGATTTCACCTTCGTGTGCCCGACCGAGCTGGCCGACCTGGCCACCAAGCACGAGGAGCTGGTCAAGCTGGGCTTCGAGGTCTTCTCCGTGTCCACGGACACCGAGTTCGCCCACCTGGCCTGGAGAAATTCGGAACGGCTGCTCGAGAACGTCAAGTTCAAGATGGCTTCCGACCCGACCGGCCAGATTTCGCGCTATTTCGGCGTGTACGACGCCGAATCGGGCCTGGCCCTTCGCGGCACCTTCATCATCAATCCCGACGGCCTGCTGGTCTCCAAGGAGATCAACTTCTACAACGTCGGCCGCAACGCCGACGAGCTTTTGCGCAAATGCCAGGCCAACGTCTACCTGCGGGAAAACCCGGCCGAGGCCTGCCCGGCCAAGTGGACCCCCGGCGGACAGACCCTGACCCCGTCGGAAAAGCTCGTGGGCAAGGTCTACGAAAACTACAACGAAATGCCCTAG
- a CDS encoding PAS domain-containing hybrid sensor histidine kinase/response regulator has product MGKLNIRWLVAAYAGGSLTWIVATDLLIGRYLPSVPAHLLTVKDASFLFLASGLLLGLLTRQARQRERQDRALRESESRYRSLFMGSLDALVLASDDGRCFCANPAAEALFGLTEAEIVQAGRAGLFDPDDPRLPRLWQSRAATGQARGEVRFRRKTGELFEAEVSVSACEDFHGQPCFCLALRDISARKHTEEALQKEIQRRRALMEVSNDGIAIFSQDHRILEANRRFAAMLGYPPEAMTSLSSWDFEAALTEDQIRSAFRDFTHINQTFETRHRRRDGTVYDAEVSASGARIGDERLIITICRDITDRKRTEERLRQSEERFRSLFDNVETVAVQGYDRDRNVLYWNPASEALYGYSREEALGQKLETLIIPPAMRPYVVEDIRRWIEEGRPIPAGELRLSRQDGSEVPVFSSHVLQQTGSGDCELFCLDIDLTETEAMRKELIASKDAAVAANRAKTEFLANMSHEIRTPLNGIYGMLQLLATTSPDDEQQEYVTAALKSAKRLSSLLSDILDLSKIEANKLDICRKAFPFQELVQSLKDIFVLSAREKALRIKFSVEDGIPGHLVGDEIRVRQILFNLIGNAIKFTETGGVAVKACLLPESADGRVRILFSVKDTGIGIREDKVHYVFEPFAQADGSYIREQQGAGLGLTIVKRVVEMLDGILCIDSKFGSGTTISVALPFDHCREPAGPEAAAPAGLDRTGKRRRILLVEDEETNRDVARRMLEKFGWDVTVAADGQAAVEQVFANHFDCILMDIQMPVMDGVAATRLIRTAVPLGEKRAIPIIAMTAYAMSGDREKFLACGMDEYISKPFEHTDLRAVVEKALARRPRLG; this is encoded by the coding sequence ATGGGCAAGCTCAACATCCGCTGGCTGGTGGCGGCCTATGCCGGCGGCAGCCTGACCTGGATCGTGGCCACGGACCTGCTCATCGGACGCTATCTGCCGTCTGTCCCGGCGCATCTGCTCACCGTGAAGGACGCCTCCTTCCTGTTTCTCGCCTCGGGGCTCCTGCTTGGCCTCCTGACGCGGCAGGCGCGGCAACGGGAACGGCAGGACCGGGCCCTTCGGGAAAGCGAGTCCCGGTACCGCTCCCTGTTCATGGGCAGCCTGGACGCCCTGGTGCTGGCCTCGGACGACGGGCGGTGCTTTTGCGCCAATCCCGCCGCCGAGGCGCTTTTCGGCCTGACGGAAGCCGAAATCGTCCAGGCCGGCCGGGCCGGCCTGTTTGATCCGGACGACCCGCGCCTGCCCCGGCTGTGGCAATCCCGGGCGGCAACGGGGCAGGCCCGCGGCGAGGTCCGTTTTCGGCGCAAGACCGGCGAACTGTTCGAGGCCGAGGTCTCCGTCTCGGCCTGCGAGGATTTCCACGGCCAGCCCTGCTTCTGCCTGGCCCTGCGGGACATCTCCGCCCGCAAGCACACGGAGGAGGCGCTCCAGAAGGAGATCCAGCGCCGCCGGGCCCTGATGGAGGTCAGCAACGACGGGATCGCCATCTTCAGCCAGGACCACCGCATCCTGGAGGCCAACCGGCGATTCGCGGCCATGCTCGGCTATCCGCCCGAGGCCATGACATCCCTCTCCTCCTGGGATTTCGAAGCCGCGCTGACCGAAGACCAGATCCGGTCGGCGTTTCGGGATTTCACCCACATCAACCAGACCTTCGAGACCCGGCACCGCCGCCGGGACGGCACCGTCTACGACGCCGAGGTGAGCGCCAGCGGGGCGCGGATCGGCGACGAACGTTTGATCATCACCATCTGCCGGGACATCACGGACCGCAAACGGACCGAGGAACGCCTGCGCCAGAGCGAGGAGCGGTTCCGGTCGCTTTTCGACAACGTGGAGACCGTGGCCGTCCAGGGCTACGACCGGGACCGCAACGTCCTCTACTGGAACCCGGCCAGCGAGGCCCTCTACGGCTACAGCCGGGAGGAGGCCCTCGGGCAAAAGCTCGAGACGCTCATCATCCCGCCGGCCATGCGGCCGTACGTGGTCGAGGACATCCGGCGGTGGATCGAGGAGGGCAGGCCCATTCCGGCCGGGGAGCTGCGCCTGTCGCGCCAGGACGGTTCCGAGGTGCCGGTCTTTTCGAGCCACGTCCTGCAACAGACGGGTTCCGGCGACTGCGAGCTTTTCTGCCTGGACATCGACCTGACCGAGACCGAGGCCATGCGCAAGGAGCTGATCGCCTCCAAGGATGCGGCCGTGGCCGCCAACCGGGCCAAGACGGAATTTTTGGCCAACATGTCCCACGAGATCCGGACCCCCTTAAACGGCATCTACGGCATGCTGCAGCTGTTGGCCACGACCTCGCCCGACGACGAGCAGCAGGAATACGTCACCGCGGCGCTCAAGTCCGCCAAGCGGCTGTCGAGTCTTCTTTCCGACATCCTCGACCTGTCGAAGATCGAGGCCAACAAGCTCGACATCTGCCGCAAGGCCTTCCCGTTCCAGGAGCTGGTGCAGTCGCTCAAGGACATCTTCGTCCTGTCGGCCCGGGAAAAGGCCCTGCGCATCAAATTCTCGGTCGAGGACGGCATTCCGGGCCATCTGGTCGGGGACGAGATCCGGGTCCGCCAGATCCTTTTCAACCTGATCGGCAATGCCATCAAGTTCACGGAAACCGGCGGGGTGGCGGTCAAGGCCTGCCTGCTGCCCGAGTCCGCCGACGGCAGGGTCCGCATCCTTTTTTCCGTGAAGGATACCGGCATCGGCATCCGGGAAGACAAGGTCCACTACGTCTTCGAACCGTTCGCCCAGGCCGACGGCTCCTACATCCGCGAGCAGCAGGGCGCGGGGCTCGGGCTCACCATCGTCAAGCGGGTGGTGGAGATGCTCGACGGCATCCTGTGCATCGACAGCAAGTTCGGCTCCGGCACCACGATTTCGGTCGCCCTGCCCTTTGACCACTGTCGGGAGCCGGCCGGCCCGGAGGCCGCCGCCCCGGCGGGCCTGGACCGAACCGGGAAGCGCCGCCGCATCCTCCTGGTCGAGGACGAGGAGACGAACCGCGATGTGGCCCGCCGGATGCTGGAAAAATTCGGCTGGGACGTGACCGTGGCCGCGGACGGCCAGGCAGCCGTGGAACAGGTCTTTGCCAACCACTTCGACTGCATCCTCATGGACATCCAGATGCCGGTCATGGACGGCGTCGCGGCCACGCGGCTGATCCGGACCGCCGTGCCCCTGGGCGAGAAGCGGGCCATCCCCATCATCGCCATGACCGCCTACGCCATGTCCGGGGACCGGGAGAAGTTCCTGGCCTGTGGCATGGACGAGTACATTTCCAAGCCCTTCGAGCACACGGACCTGCGGGCGGTGGTCGAGAAGGCGCTGGCCAGGCGGCCCCGGCTGGGCTGA
- a CDS encoding acyltransferase, with protein MPHASPAAPATRLASLDLLKILGCLFVVLLHSIVARVERVDDSTAWWLANWMNAAGREAVPVFFMISGALLLRKDVPALWPYYRSVLVRYALPLFGGLATYKALGMSQGDATPLVNTVLYNFADNQGFHLWFMWTFLGLALVVPLLRPMVAAPRNLGLFLALWAVFCVLAPWLGEAGVRIPVGNMLFVFFTGYFVLGHGLFRTGFRVDERLLVACILLSIVATAWLTADFSLKAGVLTTKFYEGPSPCIVLLSAATLKLFLQRFPGQTSPLVRTVSGATFTIYIYHVVVLTVVSRLLGPSTLAMNVFVHTPLAFAACTLLYLAGRRIPVVRAFFHG; from the coding sequence GTGCCACACGCGTCCCCCGCCGCCCCGGCCACCCGGCTCGCCTCCCTGGACCTCCTCAAGATCCTCGGCTGCCTGTTCGTGGTCCTGCTCCATTCCATCGTGGCCCGGGTCGAGCGCGTGGACGATTCCACCGCCTGGTGGCTGGCCAACTGGATGAACGCGGCCGGCCGGGAGGCGGTGCCGGTCTTTTTCATGATCAGCGGGGCCCTGCTCCTGCGAAAGGACGTGCCCGCCCTGTGGCCCTACTACCGGAGCGTCCTCGTCCGGTACGCCCTGCCGCTTTTCGGCGGCCTGGCCACCTACAAGGCCCTGGGCATGAGCCAGGGCGACGCCACCCCGCTTGTAAACACCGTCCTTTATAATTTCGCCGACAACCAGGGCTTCCATCTCTGGTTCATGTGGACCTTCCTCGGCCTGGCCCTGGTCGTGCCGCTGCTGCGGCCCATGGTGGCCGCCCCGCGCAACCTCGGCCTGTTCCTGGCCCTGTGGGCCGTCTTTTGCGTCCTGGCCCCCTGGCTTGGCGAGGCCGGCGTCCGGATACCGGTCGGCAACATGCTGTTCGTCTTTTTCACCGGCTATTTCGTGCTCGGCCATGGCCTTTTCCGGACGGGCTTTCGCGTGGACGAGCGGCTCCTTGTGGCCTGCATCCTCCTCTCCATCGTGGCAACCGCCTGGCTGACGGCCGATTTTTCCTTGAAGGCCGGGGTGCTGACCACCAAATTCTATGAAGGCCCTTCCCCGTGCATCGTCCTTTTGAGCGCCGCCACGCTCAAGCTCTTCCTGCAGCGCTTTCCCGGCCAGACCTCCCCGCTGGTCCGCACCGTGTCCGGCGCGACCTTCACCATCTACATCTACCACGTGGTCGTCCTGACCGTGGTCTCCCGGCTGCTCGGCCCGTCCACCCTGGCCATGAACGTCTTCGTCCACACGCCCCTCGCCTTTGCCGCCTGCACCCTTCTCTATCTGGCCGGCCGGCGGATTCCGGTGGTCCGGGCCTTTTTCCACGGCTAG
- a CDS encoding PAS domain-containing protein — protein MTPQADNTGRQAMTGPVDPEAVVSLLQGILDGSSELMAAHDPDFRCLAVNGAYREAFARIFGVAIAVGTNLMAALAGLPEERTAGVRELFERARAGEAFSVVEGFGDPGPERTWYEIRFVPLRRDGVRVGTIQYLRDVTNRLRREEALRDREELSRRQNALYAGLSRVFQVVVEEKSEAEVAAACLAVAEEVTGSGCGFIGDVGPDGRVTAIAMSEKGEEPCRMPSPAGGEERSHSLGLDPHGLCGRVLTLGEPFFTNDPAAHPDSGGAPAGHPPLASFLGVPLRQRGLALGLLALANKPGGYTDEDLLAAEALGLAIAEVLSRGRAEEALRASEEEHRTLVENLPGVFVSKFDRDLRHTYVSPSVARISGLPQDHFLGRRPTETVWREMGFADRIEAAVERVFATGQGDGFQYSLPSDDGERHRKVRTYPDRVENGQVASVVAFSYDVTDLVEMGRELKASEERFRFLFDSMDEGFCLIEVLFDPAGRPVDYRFLEVNPAFAKQTGLIGAVGRRMRELVPEHEEHWFQIYGHVAATGQSVRVEKPAAGLGRFYDVNAFRVGDPEQRRVAIFFTDMTERRRGEEALLQAKQEAEAANQAKSEFLANMSHEIRTPMNGIMGMIHLARLKSADPTILQYLDLADKSALHLLGIVNDVLDLSKMEAGKIRLAAAPFALRREFESAVEPLLVAAGEKGLVFEHGVADDVPDHVIGDAGRLRQVLTNLVGNALKFTGKGRIEVRVALAAGAAEPGTRRLLFTVRDTGIGIPAKRLSRIFESFEQAHSSAHALYGGTGLGLTISKRLVELMGGEIIAESREGQGSTFSFSITLGVQEPREEKARDAATPTGRRLRLLVVEDNAVNLLFMRELLATLGHSVALARSGREALDSLARERFDLVLMDIRMPDMAGDEATRIIRTAPPEGVDPRVPIIALTAYALKDEIDRYMRSGFDAYMTKPVDREALKRVLSKY, from the coding sequence GTGACCCCCCAGGCGGACAACACCGGCCGGCAGGCCATGACGGGCCCTGTGGATCCCGAGGCTGTCGTTTCGCTGCTCCAAGGCATCCTGGACGGCTCCTCGGAGCTCATGGCGGCCCACGATCCCGACTTTCGCTGTCTGGCCGTCAACGGCGCCTACCGCGAGGCGTTTGCCAGGATATTCGGCGTGGCGATCGCGGTCGGCACGAACCTGATGGCGGCCCTCGCCGGCCTGCCGGAGGAAAGGACGGCGGGCGTCAGGGAACTTTTCGAGCGGGCCCGGGCCGGCGAGGCGTTTTCGGTGGTCGAGGGGTTCGGCGATCCGGGCCCGGAGCGCACCTGGTATGAGATCCGTTTTGTCCCCCTGCGGCGCGACGGCGTCCGGGTCGGCACGATCCAGTACCTGCGGGATGTGACCAACCGCCTGCGCCGCGAAGAGGCCCTGCGCGACCGCGAGGAGCTCTCGCGCCGGCAAAACGCCCTGTATGCCGGCCTCAGCCGGGTTTTCCAGGTGGTCGTCGAGGAGAAATCCGAGGCCGAGGTGGCCGCGGCCTGCCTGGCCGTGGCCGAGGAGGTGACCGGCAGCGGCTGCGGGTTCATCGGCGACGTCGGCCCGGACGGGCGCGTTACGGCCATCGCCATGAGCGAAAAGGGGGAGGAGCCGTGCCGGATGCCGTCCCCGGCCGGCGGGGAGGAGCGGTCGCATTCCCTCGGCCTGGACCCGCACGGCCTCTGTGGCCGGGTCCTGACCCTCGGCGAGCCGTTTTTCACCAACGACCCGGCCGCCCATCCGGACAGCGGCGGGGCCCCGGCCGGGCATCCGCCCCTGGCGAGTTTCCTTGGCGTGCCCCTGCGCCAGCGGGGCCTGGCCCTGGGCCTGCTCGCCCTGGCCAACAAGCCCGGCGGCTACACGGACGAGGACCTGCTGGCCGCCGAGGCCCTGGGCCTGGCCATCGCCGAGGTCCTGTCCCGCGGCCGGGCCGAGGAGGCCTTGCGGGCCAGCGAAGAGGAACACAGGACGCTCGTCGAGAACCTGCCCGGCGTCTTCGTCTCCAAGTTCGACCGGGACCTGCGCCATACCTACGTCAGCCCCTCGGTCGCCCGGATTTCCGGATTGCCGCAGGACCATTTCCTCGGCCGCCGCCCGACCGAGACCGTGTGGCGGGAAATGGGATTCGCCGACCGGATCGAGGCGGCCGTGGAGCGGGTCTTTGCCACCGGCCAGGGGGACGGGTTCCAGTATTCCCTGCCCTCCGACGACGGCGAGCGGCACCGCAAGGTCCGCACCTATCCGGACCGGGTGGAGAACGGGCAGGTGGCCTCGGTGGTCGCCTTCTCCTACGACGTGACCGACCTGGTGGAAATGGGCCGGGAACTCAAGGCCAGCGAGGAGCGGTTCCGCTTCCTGTTCGATTCCATGGACGAGGGCTTCTGCCTGATCGAGGTGCTTTTCGACCCGGCCGGACGGCCCGTCGACTACCGCTTCCTGGAAGTCAACCCGGCCTTTGCCAAGCAGACCGGCCTGATCGGCGCCGTGGGACGCCGGATGCGGGAGCTGGTCCCGGAGCACGAGGAGCACTGGTTCCAGATCTACGGCCATGTGGCGGCCACGGGCCAGTCCGTGCGCGTCGAAAAGCCGGCTGCCGGCCTGGGACGCTTTTACGACGTCAACGCCTTCCGGGTCGGGGACCCCGAACAGCGGCGGGTGGCGATCTTTTTCACGGACATGACCGAGCGCCGGCGCGGCGAGGAGGCCCTGCTCCAGGCCAAGCAGGAGGCCGAAGCCGCCAACCAGGCCAAATCGGAATTCCTGGCCAACATGAGCCACGAAATCCGGACCCCCATGAACGGCATCATGGGCATGATCCACCTGGCCCGGCTCAAATCCGCCGATCCGACCATCCTGCAGTACCTGGACCTGGCCGACAAATCGGCCCTGCACCTGCTTGGCATCGTCAACGACGTGCTGGACCTGTCCAAGATGGAGGCGGGCAAGATCCGGCTCGCCGCCGCCCCCTTCGCCCTGCGCCGGGAATTCGAGTCCGCGGTCGAGCCCCTGCTCGTGGCGGCCGGGGAAAAGGGCCTGGTCTTCGAGCACGGGGTGGCCGACGACGTGCCCGACCATGTGATCGGCGACGCCGGCCGGCTGCGCCAGGTGCTGACCAATCTGGTCGGCAACGCCCTCAAATTCACCGGCAAGGGCAGGATCGAGGTCCGGGTGGCCCTGGCGGCCGGGGCGGCCGAGCCGGGAACGCGGCGACTGCTCTTCACGGTCCGGGACACCGGCATTGGCATTCCGGCCAAGCGGCTTTCGCGCATCTTCGAGAGCTTCGAGCAGGCCCACTCCTCGGCCCATGCCCTCTATGGCGGCACGGGACTGGGGCTGACCATCTCCAAGCGGCTGGTCGAGCTCATGGGCGGGGAAATCATCGCGGAGAGCCGGGAAGGCCAGGGAAGCACCTTCTCCTTTTCCATCACCCTCGGGGTCCAGGAGCCGCGCGAGGAAAAGGCCCGGGATGCGGCCACGCCCACGGGCCGGCGCCTGCGGCTCCTGGTGGTCGAGGACAATGCCGTGAACCTGCTTTTCATGCGGGAGCTCCTGGCCACGCTCGGGCATTCGGTCGCCCTGGCCCGGTCCGGCCGGGAGGCCCTCGACAGCCTGGCCCGGGAGCGCTTCGACCTGGTGCTCATGGACATCCGCATGCCCGACATGGCCGGCGACGAGGCCACCCGGATCATCCGCACCGCCCCGCCCGAGGGCGTGGACCCGCGTGTCCCGATCATCGCCCTGACGGCCTATGCCCTCAAAGACGAGATCGACCGCTATATGCGAAGCGGGTTTGACGCCTACATGACCAAGCCGGTGGACCGGGAAGCGCTCAAACGGGTGCTGTCGAAATACTAG
- a CDS encoding SH3 domain-containing protein, whose protein sequence is MRRSLLLAAIILATALPGLAGCAGRAAPAGPVPPQSVYKVRAALLNLLECPSLTCPVTEDLHDGQEVAVLSPRLGDWVQVRVLPGGREGYVLARFLGR, encoded by the coding sequence ATGCGTCGTTCCCTGCTCCTGGCCGCGATCATCCTGGCCACGGCCCTGCCGGGCCTGGCCGGTTGCGCCGGCCGCGCCGCCCCGGCCGGTCCCGTGCCGCCGCAGTCCGTGTACAAGGTCCGGGCCGCGCTTCTGAATCTTCTCGAATGTCCGAGCCTCACCTGTCCGGTGACCGAGGATCTCCACGACGGCCAGGAAGTGGCCGTCCTCTCCCCCCGCCTGGGCGACTGGGTCCAGGTCCGGGTGTTGCCAGGCGGCCGCGAAGGCTACGTGCTGGCCCGTTTCCTCGGCCGCTAG
- a CDS encoding RNA polymerase sigma factor: MTAPASKLAQAMEREKAKFFRFVRKRLSRISSMDVEDIVADVVSGLLRRADVFGEVENAMAYAYRSLENRITDFRRKSRDTVSLSADDGAAAPLAERLPSPAAGPEGAFADLEMRDRLVWALGRLSARERALWIATEIEGRGFRELSEEWGEPLGTLLSRKSRTTARLREMLKDHRPD; encoded by the coding sequence ATGACGGCCCCGGCCTCAAAGCTCGCCCAGGCCATGGAGCGGGAGAAGGCGAAGTTTTTCCGGTTCGTGCGCAAGCGTCTGTCCCGGATCTCCTCCATGGACGTGGAAGACATCGTGGCCGACGTGGTTTCCGGGCTCCTGCGGCGCGCCGACGTCTTCGGGGAAGTCGAAAACGCCATGGCCTACGCCTACCGGTCCCTGGAGAACAGGATCACCGACTTTCGGCGCAAAAGCCGCGACACCGTGTCCTTAAGCGCCGACGACGGCGCGGCGGCGCCGCTGGCCGAACGGCTCCCCTCGCCGGCGGCCGGTCCGGAAGGCGCGTTCGCGGACCTCGAGATGCGCGACCGGCTGGTCTGGGCCCTGGGACGGCTGTCCGCCCGGGAACGGGCCCTGTGGATCGCCACCGAAATCGAAGGCCGTGGCTTTCGCGAACTGTCCGAAGAATGGGGCGAGCCCCTGGGCACGCTCCTTTCCCGCAAAAGCCGGACCACCGCCCGGCTGCGGGAGATGCTCAAAGACCACCGCCCCGACTGA
- a CDS encoding methyl-accepting chemotaxis protein codes for MRLNLTGKIIALLLFTVALLTLAISLTVHYYLAEGLNRMSQEQIDSKADAVDSMVREAGKEVKGVTFLLATRPDVAAAILARDKSALVAIAKEAQRELRIEFVTIADAAGVVVARGHSDQAGDSVKNQINVQKALAGQGTVGLEEGTAVKFSLRAGHPVHAGGKIVGTVTAGINLSSSNAFVDEIKKVLGTECTIFYGDTRVATSIERDGKRAVGTKMDNPEVLDTVLRKGGRFLKINKILGLDYNTAYWPLTGADGKIAGMLFIGSDRASIAATERTILYSALAASSVVALVVLVVGFFTARGMTSPLRRVIDLARKVSKGDLEAKAEGRFAGEMADLKGAIEKMVLGLKAKIAEAQAMSEEANEGARCAESAREEAEKARAMAEVAKREGMLEAAENLGLVVESIIAASGQLENQVEQVRHGADHQRDRLREVVEAIAQMTATVLDVAKNASRAAQSAEDTKARASAGTNVVEDSMRSIDRVNAVSATLKTAMSALGEQTQAIGRVMSVISDIADQTNLLALNAAIEAARAGEAGRGFAVVADEVRKLAEKTMTATKEVGQAVVSIQQSVAGNIENVDKAAAAVTEATGLAEKSGGVLREILDLAEASAREVAGIAAAAEQQSAAAEEINRAMNEVSDVVETTSTGMHESAQAVHALADLSGDMDQIIDKLRRA; via the coding sequence ATGCGACTGAACCTGACCGGCAAAATCATCGCGTTGCTCCTTTTCACCGTGGCGCTCCTGACCCTGGCCATCTCCCTGACCGTGCACTACTACTTGGCCGAAGGCCTCAACCGCATGAGCCAGGAGCAGATCGACAGCAAGGCCGATGCCGTGGACTCCATGGTCCGGGAAGCCGGCAAGGAGGTCAAAGGGGTCACCTTCCTGCTGGCCACCCGGCCCGACGTGGCCGCCGCCATCCTGGCCCGGGACAAGTCCGCCCTGGTGGCCATCGCCAAGGAGGCCCAACGGGAGCTGCGCATCGAATTCGTGACCATCGCCGACGCGGCGGGCGTGGTCGTGGCCCGGGGCCACTCCGACCAGGCCGGGGATTCGGTCAAAAACCAGATCAACGTGCAAAAGGCCCTGGCCGGCCAGGGCACGGTCGGCCTGGAAGAGGGCACGGCCGTCAAGTTCTCCCTGCGGGCCGGCCATCCGGTCCATGCCGGCGGCAAGATCGTCGGCACGGTCACGGCCGGCATCAACCTGTCCTCGAGCAACGCCTTTGTGGACGAGATCAAGAAGGTGCTCGGCACGGAGTGCACCATCTTCTACGGCGACACCCGGGTGGCCACCTCCATCGAACGCGACGGCAAGCGGGCCGTGGGCACCAAGATGGACAATCCCGAGGTCCTCGACACGGTGCTCCGAAAAGGCGGCCGGTTCCTCAAGATCAACAAGATCCTCGGCCTCGACTACAACACGGCCTACTGGCCCCTGACCGGAGCCGACGGCAAGATCGCGGGCATGCTTTTCATCGGCAGCGACCGGGCCTCCATCGCCGCCACCGAACGGACCATCCTCTATTCCGCCCTGGCCGCCTCGAGCGTGGTGGCCCTGGTGGTCCTGGTGGTCGGATTCTTCACCGCCCGGGGCATGACCTCGCCCCTGCGCCGGGTCATCGACCTGGCCCGCAAGGTGTCCAAGGGCGACCTCGAGGCCAAGGCCGAGGGCCGTTTCGCCGGCGAGATGGCCGACCTCAAGGGCGCCATCGAAAAGATGGTCCTTGGGCTCAAGGCCAAGATCGCCGAGGCGCAAGCCATGAGCGAGGAGGCCAACGAGGGGGCCCGGTGCGCGGAATCGGCCCGCGAGGAAGCGGAAAAGGCCCGGGCCATGGCCGAGGTGGCCAAGCGCGAGGGCATGCTCGAGGCCGCCGAGAACCTGGGCCTGGTGGTCGAAAGCATCATCGCCGCCTCGGGCCAGCTGGAAAACCAGGTGGAGCAGGTGCGCCACGGGGCCGACCACCAGCGCGACCGCCTGCGCGAAGTGGTGGAGGCCATTGCCCAGATGACGGCCACGGTCCTCGACGTGGCCAAAAACGCCTCCCGGGCGGCCCAGTCCGCCGAGGACACCAAGGCCAGGGCGTCGGCCGGCACCAACGTGGTCGAGGACTCCATGCGGTCGATTGATCGGGTCAATGCCGTGTCGGCCACCCTCAAGACGGCCATGAGCGCCCTTGGCGAACAGACCCAGGCCATCGGCCGGGTCATGTCCGTCATCTCCGACATCGCCGACCAGACCAACCTGCTGGCGCTTAATGCCGCCATTGAGGCCGCCCGGGCCGGCGAGGCCGGACGGGGATTCGCGGTCGTGGCCGACGAGGTGCGAAAGCTCGCCGAAAAGACCATGACCGCCACCAAGGAGGTGGGGCAGGCCGTGGTCAGCATCCAGCAGTCCGTGGCCGGGAACATCGAGAACGTGGACAAGGCGGCCGCGGCCGTGACCGAGGCTACCGGACTGGCCGAGAAATCCGGGGGCGTGTTGCGCGAGATCCTGGACCTGGCCGAGGCCAGCGCCCGCGAGGTGGCCGGCATCGCCGCCGCCGCCGAACAGCAGTCGGCCGCGGCCGAGGAGATCAACCGGGCCATGAACGAGGTCAGCGACGTGGTGGAAACCACCAGCACCGGCATGCACGAGTCGGCCCAGGCCGTCCACGCCCTGGCCGACCTGTCCGGCGACATGGACCAGATCATCGACAAGCTGCGCCGGGCCTAG